Proteins co-encoded in one Atribacteraceae bacterium genomic window:
- a CDS encoding NAD(+)/NADH kinase, with protein sequence MLSKKPESIDIFIKKNTEIIRRKSWELGRRISDLGITHRTVFADEVLDPRSIPDLVLVMGGDGTFLSASHSYSPHGVPLLGVDLGGLGFLAAVSIEELDTVILDICNGHYTLENRMLIDCRISRSGEDGEIHDCALNDVVIYRGPFAQMIRLSTHVDGEYLASFPADGLIVATSTGSTAYSLSAGGPVVFPELELFVITPICAHTLYARSIIALPTATVEVVLESSKEGTMVTVDGDRGYRIGKNDRIFVRKSPHSAKLVKLTRDKPFYSL encoded by the coding sequence ATGCTTTCGAAAAAACCGGAAAGTATTGATATCTTTATCAAAAAGAACACCGAGATCATACGCCGAAAATCGTGGGAGCTCGGCCGCCGCATCTCGGATCTGGGGATCACGCACCGTACGGTTTTCGCCGATGAGGTACTTGACCCACGGAGCATCCCCGACCTGGTTTTGGTCATGGGCGGGGATGGCACCTTTCTATCCGCCTCTCATTCCTATTCTCCTCACGGCGTTCCACTCTTGGGTGTCGACCTCGGTGGCCTGGGTTTTCTGGCTGCTGTAAGCATTGAAGAGTTGGATACGGTGATTCTGGACATCTGCAATGGACATTACACCCTGGAAAACCGGATGCTCATCGACTGCCGAATCAGCCGGTCCGGTGAAGACGGCGAGATCCACGATTGTGCCCTGAATGACGTCGTAATCTATCGGGGTCCTTTTGCCCAAATGATTCGTCTCTCGACCCATGTCGATGGTGAATATCTGGCTTCTTTCCCAGCCGACGGACTCATTGTAGCCACTTCAACCGGGTCGACGGCCTATTCGTTGTCCGCTGGAGGGCCGGTCGTTTTTCCCGAGCTCGAACTGTTTGTAATCACCCCGATTTGCGCACATACTCTCTATGCCCGCTCGATCATCGCTTTACCGACGGCCACCGTGGAAGTGGTCCTTGAATCGAGCAAGGAGGGTACCATGGTCACCGTGGATGGGGACCGGGGATACCGGATCGGGAAAAACGACCGTATCTTTGTACGGAAATCCCCCCATTCGGCGAAACTCGTGAAACTGACCCGCGATAAACCTTTTTATTCACT